The proteins below come from a single Aegilops tauschii subsp. strangulata cultivar AL8/78 chromosome 6, Aet v6.0, whole genome shotgun sequence genomic window:
- the LOC109783173 gene encoding phosphate transporter PHO1-2-like isoform X3, with product MVKFSREYEASIIPEWKGAFVDYKCLKKLIKKIKLGRRDADDSNGDCSLEEAALAAGVESVGYGGGFSVLDPVHALASRFAPRVHVSSEDEESGDSGELVPPTDKHEREFLEKADEELEKVNSFYATKEAELLGRGEAIIDQLRILADVKRILADHAATRRARRTLSAVAPSSPALSGSGLATPQSMSDGSVELQQAQMTEGAAVADEVMAALERNGVSFVGLPGKKDSKAGRLQLPATVRIDIPASNPGRAALKVWEELVNVLRKDGADPAAAFVHRKKVQHAEKNIRDAFMALYRGLELLKKFSSLNVKAFTKILKKFVKVSGQQQATDLFSQKVKGSSFSTSDKVLQLSDEVESLFLKHFAGNDKMVAMKYLNPKQPKSTHMITFLVGLFTGTFVSLFIIYTIMAHASGIFASVGDTAYHEVVYHVFSIFALISLHCFLYGCNLFMWKSTRINQNFIFDFVPNTALTHRDAFLMSAFIMCTVVTVLVINLFLINAGVPYTNAVPGALIVLSAGLLFCPFNVFYRSTRYCFMRIMRKIVFSPFYKVVMADFFMADQLTSQIPLLRHTEFVACYFMAGSFRAYPYETCTKNQQYKHLAYVISFLPYYWRAMQCLRRYLEEHDVNQLANAGKYVSAMVAAAVRLQYKATPTPFWVWMVLITSTGTTVYQLYWDFVKDWGFFTPKSKNLWLRDDLILKNKFTYYVSMVMYFVQLTFCMTLVQKGAAFGGLILSQMQMLNLVLRLSWTKSVMKISITKNETRLLDFSRASLEIIRRGHWNFYRLENEHLNNVGKFRAVKTVPLPFCELETD from the exons ATGGTGAAGTTCTCGCGGGAGTACGAGGCCAGCATCATCCCGGAGTGGAAGGGAGCATTCGTCGACTACAAGTGCCTCAAGAAGCTCATCAAGAAGATCAAGCTGGGACGGCGCGATGCCGACGACAGCAACGGAGACTGCTCGCTGGAGgaggccgccctcgccgccggcgtcGAGAGCGTCGGCTATGGTGGTGGCTTCTCCGTGCTCGACCCCGTCCACGCCCTGGCCTCCCGGTTCGCGCCCAGGGTGCACGTCTCCTCG GAGGACGAGGAGAGCGGGGATTCCGGGGAGCTCGTGCCACCCACGGACAAGCAT GAGCGGGAGTTCTTGGAGAAGGCGGACGAGGAGCTGGAGAAGGTGAACTCCTTCTACGCGACAAAGGAGGCGGAGCTGCTGGGCCGCGGCGAGGCGATCATCGACCAGCTGCGCATCCTCGCCGACGTCAAGCGCATCCTGGCCGACCACGCCGCCACCCGTCGCGCCAGGCGCACACTCTCCGCGGTGGCACCGTCCTCGCCGGCGCTCAGCGGCTCCGGCCTGGCCACGCCGCAGTCCATGTCAG ATGGGAgcgtggagctgcagcaggcgcAGATGACGGAGGGCGCGGCGGTGGCCGACGAGGTGATGGCGGCGCTGGAGCGCAACGGCGTCAGCTTCGTGGGGCTACCGGGGAAGAAGGACAGCAAGGCCGGGAGGCTGCAGCTGCCGGCGACGGTGCGGATCGACATTCCGGCCAGCAACCCGGGGCGGGCGGCGCTCAAGGTGTGGGAGGAGCTGGTGAACGTGCTGCGCAAGGACggcgccgaccccgccgccgccttcgTCCACCGCAAGAAGGTGCAGCACGCCGAGAAGAACATCCGCGACGCCTTCATGGCCCTCTACCGCGGCCTCGAGCTGCTCAAGAAGTTCAG TTCTCTTAATGTAAAGGCGTTCACCAAGATTCTCAAAAAATTCGTCAAG GTGTCAGGGCAGCAGCAAGCGACGGACCTTTTCTCGCAGAAGGTGAAGGGATCATCGTTCAGCACCTCCGACAAG GTTCTTCAGCTGTCAGACGAGGTGGAGTCACTCTTCCTGAAGCACTTTGCGGGCAATGACAAGATGGTGGCGATGAAGTACCTCAACCCAAAGCAGCCCAAGAGCACGCACATGATCACCTTCCTCGTAG GGTTGTTCACGGGCACATTTGTGAGTCTGTTCATCATATACACCATCATGGCACATGCTTCCGGCATTTTCGCCTCTGTCGGAGACACGGCCTACCATGAAGTAGTCTACCATGTCTTCAG CATCTTCGCACTCATCAGCCTGCACTGCTTCCTCTACGGATGCAACTTGTTCATGTGGAAGAGCACACGGATCAACCAGAACTTCATATTCGACTTCGTGCCCAACACTGCCCTCACGCACCGGGATGCCTTCCTCATGTCCGCCTTCATCATGTGCACCGTTGTGACCGTGTTGGTCATCAACCTCTTCCTCATAAACGCCGGTGTGCCCTACACCAATGCCGTGCCAGGGGCTCTCATAGTC TTGTCGGCCGGACTTTTATTCTGTCCGTTCAACGTGTTCTACCGCTCGACGCGCTACTGCTTCATGCGGATCATGCGCAAAATCGTATTCTCGCCATTCTACAAG GTTGTGATGGCCGATTTCTTCATGGCTGATCAGTTAACTAGTCAG ATCCCATTGTTAAGGCACACGGAGTTTGTAGCGTGCTACTTCATGGCAGGAAGCTTTAGGGCTTACCCATATGAGACTTGTACTAAGAACCAGCAGTACAAACACCTGGCCTATGTGATCTCTTTTCTCCCTTACTACTGGAGAGCTATGCAG TGTTTAAGAAGATACCTGGAGGAACATGACGTAAATCAACTCGCCAACGCTGGGAAGTATGTGTCAGCAATGGTCGCGGCTGCTGTCAGGCTCCAGTACAAAGCAACACCGACGCCATTCTGGGTGTGGATGGTCCTCATAACGTCCACAGGCACCACCGTGTACCAGCTCTACTGGGACTTTGTCAAGGATTGGGGCTTTTTCACTCCCAAATCTAAGAACCTATGGCTCCGGGATGATCTCATCCTTAAGAACAAGTTCACCTACTACGTTTCCATGGTAATGTACTTTGTTCAACTGACTTTTTGTATGACATTAGTACAGAAAGGAGCAGCTTTTGGAGGACTAATTCTTTCACAAATGCAGATGCTAAATCTAGTGCTTCGGCTATCATGGACTAAAAGTGTGATGAAGATTTCTATTACTAAGAATGAGACTCGCCTACTGGATTTCTCCCGTGCCTCCTTGGAAATAATCCGACGAGGACACTGGAATTTCTACAG GCTGGAGAACGAACACTTGAACAATGTTGGCAAGTTCAGAGCAGTGAAGACTGTCCCATTGCCATTTTGTGAACTGGAAACCGATTGA
- the LOC109783173 gene encoding phosphate transporter PHO1-2-like isoform X2 — protein sequence MVKFSREYEASIIPEWKGAFVDYKCLKKLIKKIKLGRRDADDSNGDCSLEEAALAAGVESVGYGGGFSVLDPVHALASRFAPRVHVSSEDEESGDSGELVPPTDKHEREFLEKADEELEKVNSFYATKEAELLGRGEAIIDQLRILADVKRILADHAATRRARRTLSAVAPSSPALSGSGLATPQSMSDGSVELQQAQMTEGAAVADEVMAALERNGVSFVGLPGKKDSKAGRLQLPATVRIDIPASNPGRAALKVWEELVNVLRKDGADPAAAFVHRKKVQHAEKNIRDAFMALYRGLELLKKFSSLNVKAFTKILKKFVKVSGQQQATDLFSQKVKGSSFSTSDKVLQLSDEVESLFLKHFAGNDKMVAMKYLNPKQPKSTHMITFLVGRRVHSEVRFTYVVPSTVEKFGILTSRFFVSCLFSGLFTGTFVSLFIIYTIMAHASGIFASVGDTAYHEVVYHVFSIFALISLHCFLYGCNLFMWKSTRINQNFIFDFVPNTALTHRDAFLMSAFIMCTVVTVLVINLFLINAGVPYTNAVPGALIVLSAGLLFCPFNVFYRSTRYCFMRIMRKIVFSPFYKVVMADFFMADQLTSQIPLLRHTEFVACYFMAGSFRAYPYETCTKNQQYKHLAYVISFLPYYWRAMQCLRRYLEEHDVNQLANAGKYVSAMVAAAVRLQYKATPTPFWVWMVLITSTGTTVYQLYWDFVKDWGFFTPKSKNLWLRDDLILKNKFTYYVSMMLNLVLRLSWTKSVMKISITKNETRLLDFSRASLEIIRRGHWNFYRLENEHLNNVGKFRAVKTVPLPFCELETD from the exons ATGGTGAAGTTCTCGCGGGAGTACGAGGCCAGCATCATCCCGGAGTGGAAGGGAGCATTCGTCGACTACAAGTGCCTCAAGAAGCTCATCAAGAAGATCAAGCTGGGACGGCGCGATGCCGACGACAGCAACGGAGACTGCTCGCTGGAGgaggccgccctcgccgccggcgtcGAGAGCGTCGGCTATGGTGGTGGCTTCTCCGTGCTCGACCCCGTCCACGCCCTGGCCTCCCGGTTCGCGCCCAGGGTGCACGTCTCCTCG GAGGACGAGGAGAGCGGGGATTCCGGGGAGCTCGTGCCACCCACGGACAAGCAT GAGCGGGAGTTCTTGGAGAAGGCGGACGAGGAGCTGGAGAAGGTGAACTCCTTCTACGCGACAAAGGAGGCGGAGCTGCTGGGCCGCGGCGAGGCGATCATCGACCAGCTGCGCATCCTCGCCGACGTCAAGCGCATCCTGGCCGACCACGCCGCCACCCGTCGCGCCAGGCGCACACTCTCCGCGGTGGCACCGTCCTCGCCGGCGCTCAGCGGCTCCGGCCTGGCCACGCCGCAGTCCATGTCAG ATGGGAgcgtggagctgcagcaggcgcAGATGACGGAGGGCGCGGCGGTGGCCGACGAGGTGATGGCGGCGCTGGAGCGCAACGGCGTCAGCTTCGTGGGGCTACCGGGGAAGAAGGACAGCAAGGCCGGGAGGCTGCAGCTGCCGGCGACGGTGCGGATCGACATTCCGGCCAGCAACCCGGGGCGGGCGGCGCTCAAGGTGTGGGAGGAGCTGGTGAACGTGCTGCGCAAGGACggcgccgaccccgccgccgccttcgTCCACCGCAAGAAGGTGCAGCACGCCGAGAAGAACATCCGCGACGCCTTCATGGCCCTCTACCGCGGCCTCGAGCTGCTCAAGAAGTTCAG TTCTCTTAATGTAAAGGCGTTCACCAAGATTCTCAAAAAATTCGTCAAG GTGTCAGGGCAGCAGCAAGCGACGGACCTTTTCTCGCAGAAGGTGAAGGGATCATCGTTCAGCACCTCCGACAAG GTTCTTCAGCTGTCAGACGAGGTGGAGTCACTCTTCCTGAAGCACTTTGCGGGCAATGACAAGATGGTGGCGATGAAGTACCTCAACCCAAAGCAGCCCAAGAGCACGCACATGATCACCTTCCTCGTAGGTAGGCGCGTACATTCAGAAGTCAGATTCACCTATGTAGTACCATCTACAGTGGAGAAATTCGGAATTCTAACTTCGCGGTTCTTTGTCTCGTGTTTGTTTTCAGGGTTGTTCACGGGCACATTTGTGAGTCTGTTCATCATATACACCATCATGGCACATGCTTCCGGCATTTTCGCCTCTGTCGGAGACACGGCCTACCATGAAGTAGTCTACCATGTCTTCAG CATCTTCGCACTCATCAGCCTGCACTGCTTCCTCTACGGATGCAACTTGTTCATGTGGAAGAGCACACGGATCAACCAGAACTTCATATTCGACTTCGTGCCCAACACTGCCCTCACGCACCGGGATGCCTTCCTCATGTCCGCCTTCATCATGTGCACCGTTGTGACCGTGTTGGTCATCAACCTCTTCCTCATAAACGCCGGTGTGCCCTACACCAATGCCGTGCCAGGGGCTCTCATAGTC TTGTCGGCCGGACTTTTATTCTGTCCGTTCAACGTGTTCTACCGCTCGACGCGCTACTGCTTCATGCGGATCATGCGCAAAATCGTATTCTCGCCATTCTACAAG GTTGTGATGGCCGATTTCTTCATGGCTGATCAGTTAACTAGTCAG ATCCCATTGTTAAGGCACACGGAGTTTGTAGCGTGCTACTTCATGGCAGGAAGCTTTAGGGCTTACCCATATGAGACTTGTACTAAGAACCAGCAGTACAAACACCTGGCCTATGTGATCTCTTTTCTCCCTTACTACTGGAGAGCTATGCAG TGTTTAAGAAGATACCTGGAGGAACATGACGTAAATCAACTCGCCAACGCTGGGAAGTATGTGTCAGCAATGGTCGCGGCTGCTGTCAGGCTCCAGTACAAAGCAACACCGACGCCATTCTGGGTGTGGATGGTCCTCATAACGTCCACAGGCACCACCGTGTACCAGCTCTACTGGGACTTTGTCAAGGATTGGGGCTTTTTCACTCCCAAATCTAAGAACCTATGGCTCCGGGATGATCTCATCCTTAAGAACAAGTTCACCTACTACGTTTCCATG ATGCTAAATCTAGTGCTTCGGCTATCATGGACTAAAAGTGTGATGAAGATTTCTATTACTAAGAATGAGACTCGCCTACTGGATTTCTCCCGTGCCTCCTTGGAAATAATCCGACGAGGACACTGGAATTTCTACAG GCTGGAGAACGAACACTTGAACAATGTTGGCAAGTTCAGAGCAGTGAAGACTGTCCCATTGCCATTTTGTGAACTGGAAACCGATTGA
- the LOC109783173 gene encoding phosphate transporter PHO1-2-like isoform X4 translates to MVKFSREYEASIIPEWKGAFVDYKCLKKLIKKIKLGRRDADDSNGDCSLEEAALAAGVESVGYGGGFSVLDPVHALASRFAPRVHVSSEDEESGDSGELVPPTDKHEREFLEKADEELEKVNSFYATKEAELLGRGEAIIDQLRILADVKRILADHAATRRARRTLSAVAPSSPALSGSGLATPQSMSDGSVELQQAQMTEGAAVADEVMAALERNGVSFVGLPGKKDSKAGRLQLPATVRIDIPASNPGRAALKVWEELVNVLRKDGADPAAAFVHRKKVQHAEKNIRDAFMALYRGLELLKKFSSLNVKAFTKILKKFVKVSGQQQATDLFSQKVKGSSFSTSDKVLQLSDEVESLFLKHFAGNDKMVAMKYLNPKQPKSTHMITFLVGLFTGTFVSLFIIYTIMAHASGIFASVGDTAYHEVVYHVFSIFALISLHCFLYGCNLFMWKSTRINQNFIFDFVPNTALTHRDAFLMSAFIMCTVVTVLVINLFLINAGVPYTNAVPGALIVLSAGLLFCPFNVFYRSTRYCFMRIMRKIVFSPFYKVVMADFFMADQLTSQIPLLRHTEFVACYFMAGSFRAYPYETCTKNQQYKHLAYVISFLPYYWRAMQCLRRYLEEHDVNQLANAGKYVSAMVAAAVRLQYKATPTPFWVWMVLITSTGTTVYQLYWDFVKDWGFFTPKSKNLWLRDDLILKNKFTYYVSMMLNLVLRLSWTKSVMKISITKNETRLLDFSRASLEIIRRGHWNFYRLENEHLNNVGKFRAVKTVPLPFCELETD, encoded by the exons ATGGTGAAGTTCTCGCGGGAGTACGAGGCCAGCATCATCCCGGAGTGGAAGGGAGCATTCGTCGACTACAAGTGCCTCAAGAAGCTCATCAAGAAGATCAAGCTGGGACGGCGCGATGCCGACGACAGCAACGGAGACTGCTCGCTGGAGgaggccgccctcgccgccggcgtcGAGAGCGTCGGCTATGGTGGTGGCTTCTCCGTGCTCGACCCCGTCCACGCCCTGGCCTCCCGGTTCGCGCCCAGGGTGCACGTCTCCTCG GAGGACGAGGAGAGCGGGGATTCCGGGGAGCTCGTGCCACCCACGGACAAGCAT GAGCGGGAGTTCTTGGAGAAGGCGGACGAGGAGCTGGAGAAGGTGAACTCCTTCTACGCGACAAAGGAGGCGGAGCTGCTGGGCCGCGGCGAGGCGATCATCGACCAGCTGCGCATCCTCGCCGACGTCAAGCGCATCCTGGCCGACCACGCCGCCACCCGTCGCGCCAGGCGCACACTCTCCGCGGTGGCACCGTCCTCGCCGGCGCTCAGCGGCTCCGGCCTGGCCACGCCGCAGTCCATGTCAG ATGGGAgcgtggagctgcagcaggcgcAGATGACGGAGGGCGCGGCGGTGGCCGACGAGGTGATGGCGGCGCTGGAGCGCAACGGCGTCAGCTTCGTGGGGCTACCGGGGAAGAAGGACAGCAAGGCCGGGAGGCTGCAGCTGCCGGCGACGGTGCGGATCGACATTCCGGCCAGCAACCCGGGGCGGGCGGCGCTCAAGGTGTGGGAGGAGCTGGTGAACGTGCTGCGCAAGGACggcgccgaccccgccgccgccttcgTCCACCGCAAGAAGGTGCAGCACGCCGAGAAGAACATCCGCGACGCCTTCATGGCCCTCTACCGCGGCCTCGAGCTGCTCAAGAAGTTCAG TTCTCTTAATGTAAAGGCGTTCACCAAGATTCTCAAAAAATTCGTCAAG GTGTCAGGGCAGCAGCAAGCGACGGACCTTTTCTCGCAGAAGGTGAAGGGATCATCGTTCAGCACCTCCGACAAG GTTCTTCAGCTGTCAGACGAGGTGGAGTCACTCTTCCTGAAGCACTTTGCGGGCAATGACAAGATGGTGGCGATGAAGTACCTCAACCCAAAGCAGCCCAAGAGCACGCACATGATCACCTTCCTCGTAG GGTTGTTCACGGGCACATTTGTGAGTCTGTTCATCATATACACCATCATGGCACATGCTTCCGGCATTTTCGCCTCTGTCGGAGACACGGCCTACCATGAAGTAGTCTACCATGTCTTCAG CATCTTCGCACTCATCAGCCTGCACTGCTTCCTCTACGGATGCAACTTGTTCATGTGGAAGAGCACACGGATCAACCAGAACTTCATATTCGACTTCGTGCCCAACACTGCCCTCACGCACCGGGATGCCTTCCTCATGTCCGCCTTCATCATGTGCACCGTTGTGACCGTGTTGGTCATCAACCTCTTCCTCATAAACGCCGGTGTGCCCTACACCAATGCCGTGCCAGGGGCTCTCATAGTC TTGTCGGCCGGACTTTTATTCTGTCCGTTCAACGTGTTCTACCGCTCGACGCGCTACTGCTTCATGCGGATCATGCGCAAAATCGTATTCTCGCCATTCTACAAG GTTGTGATGGCCGATTTCTTCATGGCTGATCAGTTAACTAGTCAG ATCCCATTGTTAAGGCACACGGAGTTTGTAGCGTGCTACTTCATGGCAGGAAGCTTTAGGGCTTACCCATATGAGACTTGTACTAAGAACCAGCAGTACAAACACCTGGCCTATGTGATCTCTTTTCTCCCTTACTACTGGAGAGCTATGCAG TGTTTAAGAAGATACCTGGAGGAACATGACGTAAATCAACTCGCCAACGCTGGGAAGTATGTGTCAGCAATGGTCGCGGCTGCTGTCAGGCTCCAGTACAAAGCAACACCGACGCCATTCTGGGTGTGGATGGTCCTCATAACGTCCACAGGCACCACCGTGTACCAGCTCTACTGGGACTTTGTCAAGGATTGGGGCTTTTTCACTCCCAAATCTAAGAACCTATGGCTCCGGGATGATCTCATCCTTAAGAACAAGTTCACCTACTACGTTTCCATG ATGCTAAATCTAGTGCTTCGGCTATCATGGACTAAAAGTGTGATGAAGATTTCTATTACTAAGAATGAGACTCGCCTACTGGATTTCTCCCGTGCCTCCTTGGAAATAATCCGACGAGGACACTGGAATTTCTACAG GCTGGAGAACGAACACTTGAACAATGTTGGCAAGTTCAGAGCAGTGAAGACTGTCCCATTGCCATTTTGTGAACTGGAAACCGATTGA
- the LOC109783173 gene encoding phosphate transporter PHO1-2-like isoform X1 yields the protein MVKFSREYEASIIPEWKGAFVDYKCLKKLIKKIKLGRRDADDSNGDCSLEEAALAAGVESVGYGGGFSVLDPVHALASRFAPRVHVSSEDEESGDSGELVPPTDKHEREFLEKADEELEKVNSFYATKEAELLGRGEAIIDQLRILADVKRILADHAATRRARRTLSAVAPSSPALSGSGLATPQSMSDGSVELQQAQMTEGAAVADEVMAALERNGVSFVGLPGKKDSKAGRLQLPATVRIDIPASNPGRAALKVWEELVNVLRKDGADPAAAFVHRKKVQHAEKNIRDAFMALYRGLELLKKFSSLNVKAFTKILKKFVKVSGQQQATDLFSQKVKGSSFSTSDKVLQLSDEVESLFLKHFAGNDKMVAMKYLNPKQPKSTHMITFLVGRRVHSEVRFTYVVPSTVEKFGILTSRFFVSCLFSGLFTGTFVSLFIIYTIMAHASGIFASVGDTAYHEVVYHVFSIFALISLHCFLYGCNLFMWKSTRINQNFIFDFVPNTALTHRDAFLMSAFIMCTVVTVLVINLFLINAGVPYTNAVPGALIVLSAGLLFCPFNVFYRSTRYCFMRIMRKIVFSPFYKVVMADFFMADQLTSQIPLLRHTEFVACYFMAGSFRAYPYETCTKNQQYKHLAYVISFLPYYWRAMQCLRRYLEEHDVNQLANAGKYVSAMVAAAVRLQYKATPTPFWVWMVLITSTGTTVYQLYWDFVKDWGFFTPKSKNLWLRDDLILKNKFTYYVSMVMYFVQLTFCMTLVQKGAAFGGLILSQMQMLNLVLRLSWTKSVMKISITKNETRLLDFSRASLEIIRRGHWNFYRLENEHLNNVGKFRAVKTVPLPFCELETD from the exons ATGGTGAAGTTCTCGCGGGAGTACGAGGCCAGCATCATCCCGGAGTGGAAGGGAGCATTCGTCGACTACAAGTGCCTCAAGAAGCTCATCAAGAAGATCAAGCTGGGACGGCGCGATGCCGACGACAGCAACGGAGACTGCTCGCTGGAGgaggccgccctcgccgccggcgtcGAGAGCGTCGGCTATGGTGGTGGCTTCTCCGTGCTCGACCCCGTCCACGCCCTGGCCTCCCGGTTCGCGCCCAGGGTGCACGTCTCCTCG GAGGACGAGGAGAGCGGGGATTCCGGGGAGCTCGTGCCACCCACGGACAAGCAT GAGCGGGAGTTCTTGGAGAAGGCGGACGAGGAGCTGGAGAAGGTGAACTCCTTCTACGCGACAAAGGAGGCGGAGCTGCTGGGCCGCGGCGAGGCGATCATCGACCAGCTGCGCATCCTCGCCGACGTCAAGCGCATCCTGGCCGACCACGCCGCCACCCGTCGCGCCAGGCGCACACTCTCCGCGGTGGCACCGTCCTCGCCGGCGCTCAGCGGCTCCGGCCTGGCCACGCCGCAGTCCATGTCAG ATGGGAgcgtggagctgcagcaggcgcAGATGACGGAGGGCGCGGCGGTGGCCGACGAGGTGATGGCGGCGCTGGAGCGCAACGGCGTCAGCTTCGTGGGGCTACCGGGGAAGAAGGACAGCAAGGCCGGGAGGCTGCAGCTGCCGGCGACGGTGCGGATCGACATTCCGGCCAGCAACCCGGGGCGGGCGGCGCTCAAGGTGTGGGAGGAGCTGGTGAACGTGCTGCGCAAGGACggcgccgaccccgccgccgccttcgTCCACCGCAAGAAGGTGCAGCACGCCGAGAAGAACATCCGCGACGCCTTCATGGCCCTCTACCGCGGCCTCGAGCTGCTCAAGAAGTTCAG TTCTCTTAATGTAAAGGCGTTCACCAAGATTCTCAAAAAATTCGTCAAG GTGTCAGGGCAGCAGCAAGCGACGGACCTTTTCTCGCAGAAGGTGAAGGGATCATCGTTCAGCACCTCCGACAAG GTTCTTCAGCTGTCAGACGAGGTGGAGTCACTCTTCCTGAAGCACTTTGCGGGCAATGACAAGATGGTGGCGATGAAGTACCTCAACCCAAAGCAGCCCAAGAGCACGCACATGATCACCTTCCTCGTAGGTAGGCGCGTACATTCAGAAGTCAGATTCACCTATGTAGTACCATCTACAGTGGAGAAATTCGGAATTCTAACTTCGCGGTTCTTTGTCTCGTGTTTGTTTTCAGGGTTGTTCACGGGCACATTTGTGAGTCTGTTCATCATATACACCATCATGGCACATGCTTCCGGCATTTTCGCCTCTGTCGGAGACACGGCCTACCATGAAGTAGTCTACCATGTCTTCAG CATCTTCGCACTCATCAGCCTGCACTGCTTCCTCTACGGATGCAACTTGTTCATGTGGAAGAGCACACGGATCAACCAGAACTTCATATTCGACTTCGTGCCCAACACTGCCCTCACGCACCGGGATGCCTTCCTCATGTCCGCCTTCATCATGTGCACCGTTGTGACCGTGTTGGTCATCAACCTCTTCCTCATAAACGCCGGTGTGCCCTACACCAATGCCGTGCCAGGGGCTCTCATAGTC TTGTCGGCCGGACTTTTATTCTGTCCGTTCAACGTGTTCTACCGCTCGACGCGCTACTGCTTCATGCGGATCATGCGCAAAATCGTATTCTCGCCATTCTACAAG GTTGTGATGGCCGATTTCTTCATGGCTGATCAGTTAACTAGTCAG ATCCCATTGTTAAGGCACACGGAGTTTGTAGCGTGCTACTTCATGGCAGGAAGCTTTAGGGCTTACCCATATGAGACTTGTACTAAGAACCAGCAGTACAAACACCTGGCCTATGTGATCTCTTTTCTCCCTTACTACTGGAGAGCTATGCAG TGTTTAAGAAGATACCTGGAGGAACATGACGTAAATCAACTCGCCAACGCTGGGAAGTATGTGTCAGCAATGGTCGCGGCTGCTGTCAGGCTCCAGTACAAAGCAACACCGACGCCATTCTGGGTGTGGATGGTCCTCATAACGTCCACAGGCACCACCGTGTACCAGCTCTACTGGGACTTTGTCAAGGATTGGGGCTTTTTCACTCCCAAATCTAAGAACCTATGGCTCCGGGATGATCTCATCCTTAAGAACAAGTTCACCTACTACGTTTCCATGGTAATGTACTTTGTTCAACTGACTTTTTGTATGACATTAGTACAGAAAGGAGCAGCTTTTGGAGGACTAATTCTTTCACAAATGCAGATGCTAAATCTAGTGCTTCGGCTATCATGGACTAAAAGTGTGATGAAGATTTCTATTACTAAGAATGAGACTCGCCTACTGGATTTCTCCCGTGCCTCCTTGGAAATAATCCGACGAGGACACTGGAATTTCTACAG GCTGGAGAACGAACACTTGAACAATGTTGGCAAGTTCAGAGCAGTGAAGACTGTCCCATTGCCATTTTGTGAACTGGAAACCGATTGA